The sequence below is a genomic window from Kitasatospora kifunensis.
CGCACCTTCCACGATGAGGGCGATGCCGTCCAGCAGCGGGCGCAGGCCGAAGGCGAACAGGGCGTCGAGGTCCAGGTCGTAGCCGTCGCTGAAGGCCGCCACGGTGCGGGCGAACACCGGATACCGCCCCGAGGAGACGATCGCGTCCAGCGAGACGGCGTGCTCGTCCAGCCACTCGTCCTCGGTCAGCCCGGTGGCGGCTTGGGCCTGCGCCTCGCGCTCCAGATTGACGGCCAGGCCCTGGACGTAGCTGTACAGCAACACCTGGAGGTCGAACCTGACCACCGGTTCGACGCCGCGCTCATCCAGGGCGGCCAGCATCCACTCGGCGTGCACCATCAGGTTCGGCAGCATCAACGGCCGGTTGAGCGGCGTGACATGGGCCAGCCAGGGGTGTCTGCGACACAGCTGCCACATGGTGTGCGCGCCAGCGTCTCTCGACGTCGTCGGGTCAGTGGCCTGTATCCGTGCAGACGCCCCACCGAACGAGGTGTCGCGTCGAACAGTAGACGCACAGTCACCACCGGCTGTCAACCGCGGGCCGCGGGACGCCACCCGCAATGCCCGAAGGGGCACTTCGCAGTGGTGGCTCTTTCGACATTCCCCCGCGGTGGCCGAATACGGATTGGTAGCGTGGCCATATGAATTTCCGTCACCTTGGACGTAGTGGCCTGATTGTCAGTCAGCTCGCGTACGGCAACTGGCTGACCCAGAGTTCTTCGAGGAGTGAGGAAACAGAGCTCGCCTGTGTGCGGGCCGCGCTCGATGCCGGAATCACCACCTTCGACACCGCCGATGTCTATGCCGACACCCGGGCCGAGGAATCCCTCGGTCGGGCCCTGAAGGGCGAACGCCGCGAGGGCCTGGAGGTCCTCACCAAGGTCTTCGCGCCCACCGGCCCCGGGCACAACGATCTCGGCCTGTCCCGCAAGCACATACGGGAGTCCATCGACAACTCGCTGCGGCGCCTGGGCATGGACTATGTCGACGTCTATCAGGCCCACCGCTTCGACCCCTCCACCCCGTTGGAGGAGACCATGACGGCGCTGGCCGATGTGGTGCATTCGGGGAAGGCGCACTACATCGGGGTCTGCGAGTGGACCGCCGACCAGATCCGGCGCGGCCACGCGCTCGCCCGCGAGCTGAAGGTCTCGCTGGTCTCCAACCAGCCGCAGTACTCCGCCCTGTGGCGGGTGCCCGAGGTCGAGGTGATGCCGGCCTGCGAGGAGCTCGGCATCGGGCAGATCGTCTGGTCGCCGCTGGCCCAGGGCGTGCTGACCGGCAAGTACCTGCCGGGCGAGCAGTGGCCCGAGGGCTCGCGGGCCACCGACTCCAACGACGGCTCGGAGGTGCTGACCCCCTGGCTGACGGATGAAGTCCTCGGCCGGGTCCAGCAGTTGCGCCCGATCGCCGCCGACCTCGGGCTGAGCCTGGCCCAGCTCTCGCTGGCCTGGGTGCTCCGGCATCCGGGTGTCTCGACCGCCGTGCTCGGCGCCTCGCGGCCCGAGCAGATCACCGACAACGCCAAGGCCCTGGGCGTCACGCTCGACGCCGAGGTGCTCGGCGCGATCGACGCGGCGTTGGGCCCGGTGGTCAGCCGCGACGCCGCCGCCACCGCGCAGAGCAGCCCCACCGACCCCGCCTGGCGCCTGGCCTAGCGGGCCTGACGGACCTGACGGGCCTGACGGGCCTGACGGACCTGACGGACCTGACGGACCGCAGCACACCACACCGCATTCACCACACATGCGGCGGGCCTTTCCGAGGATGCCGACGGCGTCCCCGGAAAGGCCCGTTCCCGTATGCGAGCGTCTACGAGCCACCCGGCGGAGCTACCAGTTGACCGGCAACTCCAGCAGGCTGCGCACCTGCATGCCGTCCTTCCATTCCAGCTCCTCCACCGCGACCGCGCAGTGGAGTTCGGGCAGTCGGGTGAAGAGCGTTTCCAGCGCCACCTGCAATTCCAGTCGCGCGAGCGGCGCCCCCAGGCAGCGGTGGATTCCGTAGCCGAATCCCAGGTGCGGATTGGGCGTCCGCTTCAGGTCGAACTGCTCCGCATTCTCGAAGACCGATTCATCGCGGTTGGCCGAGGGAATCGCGGGCAGCACGGATTCGCCGGCCCGCACCAGCGTCCCGCTCAACTCGACGTCCACCGTGGCATAGCGCGCGAAGGTGACGTGGGAAATGAGCGGCACATAGCGCATCAGTTCCTCGACCGCGCCCGGCAGCAGTTCGGGATCCCGCTTGAGCTGCTCCAGTTGGTCACGGTGGGTGAACAGCACGTGCAGCGAGTCGATCAGCTGCGAGGAGACGGTCTCGTGGCCGGCGATCAGCAGCACGCTCGCCAGCTCCACCAGTTCCTTCTCGGAGAGCTTGTCCTCCTCGTCGCTGGCCTTGACCATGGCGCTGATCAGGTCGTCCTGCGGCTCCTCGCGCCGACGGACCATCAGCTTGCCGATGTAGTCGTACAGCCGCTGGGTGTCGTCCTCGATCTCCTGCTCCGACATCACGGTCGTCGCGGAGAAGGCGTCCAGCCAGCCGCGGAACTGCTCGCGGTCCTCGAACGGCACCCCGAGCAGGTCGCAGACCACGGTGCCGGCGAACGGCACGGCGAAGCCCTCCATCAGGTCGCCCGGCGCGCCCGCCGCCACCAGCTCGTCGATCAGCCGGTGCGCCTCCTGCTCGATCCGCGGGCGCAGCAGCTCCACCCGGCGCATGGTGAACACCTTGGACAGCAGCCGGCGCAGCCGCGGGTGGTCGGGCGAGTCCATGCCCAGGATGCTGGTGTTGATGGGCAGCGGGGTCAGTCGCGACTCGTCGTGCTCGGCGGCCAGCGCCCGGCTGAACCGGGGATCGCCGAGGATCGTCTTCATGTCCGCGTGCGTGGTGACCAGCCAGGCGTCCTCGCCGTACGGGCAGGAGACCCGCAGCACGGGCTCCTCGGCGCGCAGCTTCTGGTAGAGCGGGTCGAGGTCCAGCGCCACGGCCTCGCTGAAGGGGTAGGCGCGCGCCGGGCGCTTGCCGGTCGTCGCGTCGTCCAGGTACTCGTTGATGATCTCGCTCATGCGGAACGGGCCTCCGAGAGTTCGCTGTGGTGGTCGACAAGGCTCTTGGGCCGCATGTCGGTCCAGTTCTCCTCGACGTACGCCAGGCACTCGTCCCGGGTGACCGGTCCGCACACCGTGCTCCAGCCGGCCGGGACGGCGGTGAAGGCGGGCCACAGGGAGTGCTGGCCCTCGTCGTTGACCAGGACCAGAAACGTTCCTGCGGTGTCGTCCCAGGGATCGCTCACAGTTCTTCCTCCGTGCGGGTAAAGGGAGTTGGTGGTGCGCCGGGGGTCAGTGGGCGGCCGCTGCGCTCAGCGCTCGGCCGACGGGGGCGGGAAGAAGCCCGAGGAGATGAAGTAGTCGGTGTAGGCGCGCAACAGCGCGGCGTCCAGCGGCGGGAACCGCAGGCCCGAATCGGCCAGCCCGGCCCGCGTGTTGGCCTGGTCGAGCCGCACCTGTCCGAGCCGGGCGAGCGCGGGCAGCGTGTCGGTGAGCAGCACCGCCCCGTCCAGTGTCCCGGCCCCCGTGCGCGCGTCCGCCTCCGCTCGCTCGTGCAGGGTGTGGACCCACTCGTCCAGCTCCATGGCGTCCAGGCGGTAGCCGTAGCGGCGCAGTTGGCCCAGCACGTCCTCGACCGGCACCGGCGTCGGACAGGTCAGGTGGTGGGTCAGCCCCAGGCCGGCGGGGCGACGGGAGAGTTGGACGATCGCGGCGGCGGTGTAGTCGACGGGCACCAGGTCGACCACCGGCGCGGCGTCCTGGCCGGGGGCGGGCCTGGGGGCCGCGCCGATCACCAGCATGGCGCGCACCAGCTGCCAGAAGACGTCCCGGTTGGAGCCGGCGCCGCTGACGGTGTGTCCGCTCACCCGCCCGCACCGGTAGACGCTGACCGGCAGGCCGCGCTCACCGGCCGCCCAGATGAGCTGCTCGGCCACCCACTTGCTCTCGGGGTAGCCGCCCGCCATCACCTCGTGTGCACCGAGGCGGCGCGACTCGGGCACGGTGGCGAGCCGTTCCTCGGCCGCCACCGACACCGCGGCCGTGGAGACGTAGTGCACCGGTACCGCAGTGGCGAACGCAGCCAGCCGCAAGACCTCCTGAGTGCCCATCACATTGGCTGCCCGCAGCCGGTTGTACGGGTCGACCGCGCTGACCCGGGCGCCGTTGTGGTACACCGCGTCGACCAGCTCGGCGAGTTGCTCGAACCGCGCGGGTGCCAGCCCCAGCAGCGGCTGCTCCAGATCGCCGGGGACGGGCACGATCCGGCGGCGGGAGAACTCGTTCCACAGCCCGTACTCGGCCAGGTTGCGCCTGATCCGCCGGTAGGCCCCCGCCTCGTCCTCGGCGCGCACCAGGCAGTGGATGTCCGCGCCGGTGCGGTCGAGCAGTTCGCGCAGCAGGAAGGCACCGAGGAAGCCGGTCGCACCGGTCAGCAGCAGGTGCTCCCGTGCGCCGACGGCCTTGGTGACAACGCCACTTGGGCTCGACGTCACGGTGATCGCGGGATCGAGCGCCGCGTCCACCACCAGCTGCGCCGGTGTCGGACCGGCTGCCGGGCCACTCTCCTCGGTGCCGTCCACCGCCGCGAGCAGCGCGGCCACCGACTGACGCTCGAAGAGCGTGCGCACCGCCAACGCCACGCCCAACCTCCGGCGGATCCCGCTGATCACCCGGGGCACCAGCAGCGAGTGCCCACCCAGCGCGAAGAAGCTGTCGTCGATGGTGACTTGAGGAACCCCCAACACCTCGGCGAAGAGCTCGCAGAGGATCCGCTCGCGCGGATTGCGCGGCGCCCGGCCCGCCGAGAGCGCCGCGAAGTCGGGCACCGGCAGCGCGTCCCGGTCGACCTTGCCGGTCGCCGCCACGGGCAGCACGTCCAGCACCAGCACCACGGCCGGGACCAGGTAGTCGGGCAGCAGTGCGGCCAGGTGGGCCCGCAGCTCGTGGCCGTCAGGGCGCCTGGCGCCGTCCACGGGCACCGCGTACCCGGTCAGGAAGGTGCCGCCGTGCTGGTCCGCCCGCGGCACGACCACCGCCTGCGCCACCTGCGGATGGGTGCCCAGCGCGGCCGCCACCTCGCCCGGCTCGATCCGGAAGCCGCGGATCTTGACCTGCCCGTCGGCGCGGCCGACGAACTCCAGCTCACCGCCGCCGTTCCAGCGCACCAGGTCGCCGGTGCGGTACATCCGGCTGCCCGGCGCGCCGAACGGGTCGGCGACGAAGCGGTCGGCGGTCAGCGCCGGGCGGTGCAGGTAGCCGCGGGCCACCCCGGCCCCGGAGACGTGCAACTCCCCCACCACCCCGGGCGGCACCAGGGTCAGGTCACGGTCGAGCACGTAGACCCGGGCGTTGACGGTGGCCCGCCCGATCGGCGGCGTGGCGCCGCCGGTCAGCGGTGCGCTGAGCGTGGCGCAGACGGTGGTCTCGGTGGGTCCGTAACCGTTGAGGAACCGGCGCCCGGCCGACCAGCGGCGCACCGTCTCGCCCGAGGAGGCCTCACCGGAGACGATCATCGAGGTCAGCGAGGGCAGCTGGGCCGGCTCCAGCACGCTCAGCGCGGCCGGCGGCAGGGTCGCATGGCTGACCCGGTGGCGCTCCACCAGCGCGGTCAGCGCGGGCCCGGGCGCGGTGACGTCGGCGGGTGCCATCACCAGGGTCGCCCCGGTCAGCAGCGCTCCGCACAGCTCCCAGACCGCTCCGTCGAAGCTGTGCGAGGCGAACTGCAGGATCCGGCTGGAGGTGGTCACCCCGAAGCGCCGCGACTGCGCGCTGGCCACCCCGGCGATGCCCGAGTGGGTCACCACCACGCCCTTGGGGCGGCCGGTGGAACCCGAGGTGTAGACGATGTACGCCGGGTGCCCGCAGGTCAGCGGCCGCAGCCGGTCGGC
It includes:
- a CDS encoding TetR/AcrR family transcriptional regulator C-terminal domain-containing protein: MWQLCRRHPWLAHVTPLNRPLMLPNLMVHAEWMLAALDERGVEPVVRFDLQVLLYSYVQGLAVNLEREAQAQAATGLTEDEWLDEHAVSLDAIVSSGRYPVFARTVAAFSDGYDLDLDALFAFGLRPLLDGIALIVEGAARGASQ
- a CDS encoding aldo/keto reductase family protein — protein: MNFRHLGRSGLIVSQLAYGNWLTQSSSRSEETELACVRAALDAGITTFDTADVYADTRAEESLGRALKGERREGLEVLTKVFAPTGPGHNDLGLSRKHIRESIDNSLRRLGMDYVDVYQAHRFDPSTPLEETMTALADVVHSGKAHYIGVCEWTADQIRRGHALARELKVSLVSNQPQYSALWRVPEVEVMPACEELGIGQIVWSPLAQGVLTGKYLPGEQWPEGSRATDSNDGSEVLTPWLTDEVLGRVQQLRPIAADLGLSLAQLSLAWVLRHPGVSTAVLGASRPEQITDNAKALGVTLDAEVLGAIDAALGPVVSRDAAATAQSSPTDPAWRLA
- a CDS encoding cytochrome P450, which encodes MSEIINEYLDDATTGKRPARAYPFSEAVALDLDPLYQKLRAEEPVLRVSCPYGEDAWLVTTHADMKTILGDPRFSRALAAEHDESRLTPLPINTSILGMDSPDHPRLRRLLSKVFTMRRVELLRPRIEQEAHRLIDELVAAGAPGDLMEGFAVPFAGTVVCDLLGVPFEDREQFRGWLDAFSATTVMSEQEIEDDTQRLYDYIGKLMVRRREEPQDDLISAMVKASDEEDKLSEKELVELASVLLIAGHETVSSQLIDSLHVLFTHRDQLEQLKRDPELLPGAVEELMRYVPLISHVTFARYATVDVELSGTLVRAGESVLPAIPSANRDESVFENAEQFDLKRTPNPHLGFGYGIHRCLGAPLARLELQVALETLFTRLPELHCAVAVEELEWKDGMQVRSLLELPVNW
- a CDS encoding MbtH family protein, giving the protein MSDPWDDTAGTFLVLVNDEGQHSLWPAFTAVPAGWSTVCGPVTRDECLAYVEENWTDMRPKSLVDHHSELSEARSA